The genomic DNA CATCATCCTGATCAGCTTGGCCATCTCCAGAATCTGTTTGCTGTGTGTAATATCATTAGATGGCTTCTTTATACTGCTCTTTCCAGGTACATATGACATTAATGTGCTAGAAAGCATTATGGATGCTGTCTGGACATTTGCCAATAATTCAAGTCTCTGGTTTACTTCTTGCCTCAGTATCTTCTATTTACTCAAGATAGCCAATATATCCCACCCATTTTTCTTCTGGCTGAAGCTAAAGATCAACAAGGTCATCCTTGCGATTCTTCTGGGGTCCTTTCTTATCTCCTTAATTATTAGCTTTCCAATTAATGGTATGTGGTATCACCTTTTCAAGGTCAGTCATGAAGAAAACATTACTTGGGCATTCAAAGTGAGTACAATTCCAGGTGCTTTCAAACAGTTAACCCTGAACCTGGGGGCGATGGTTCCCTTTATGCTTTGCCTGATCTCATTTTTCTTGTTACTTTTCTCCTTAGTTAGACACACCAAGCAGATTCAACTGCATGCTACAGGGTTGAGAGACCCCAGCACAGAGGCCCACATGAGGGCCATAAAGGCAGTGATCATCTTTCTGCTCCTCCTCATTGTGTACTACCCAGTCTTTCTTGTTATGACCTCTAGCACTCTGATTCCCCAGGGAAAATTAGTGTTGATGATTGGTGACATAGTAACTGTCATTTTCCCAtcaagccattcattcattctaatcATGGGAAACAGCAAGTTGAGGGAAGCTTTTCTGAAGATGCTAAGATTTGTGAAGGGTTTCCTTAGAAGAAGAAAGCCTTTTGGTCCATAGAGACCCCTAAAAACCCCATAAAGCCTGACtacaaggagaaagaaatcaacaaCAGGTATTCTCCCTTCTGtttgcattcattttctcttACATGCTATTGGAAGTCATTAATGTCTACCATGATTCTGAAGATTTGTTTTGTGTTCCTtcacatttttgtcttgtttatttGGTAATCTAATGTTATCATTGCACCACATATTCCTTGTCATTGCAGAAAAAGTGAATCTAAATCCCACACTAACATTTCATCATTTCATGTCATTGACTAAATGCAAAGAGGTTCTACTTATTTTCTGACAAATACTGGCAAAGGCCTTGAATTCAATGAGTAGAAGAATTTCAGGCAAATGGGctttgggaaaaatatttcagaactCATCAACCCTTTCTATAAAATCAATCATGCAAAACAACTTCTACTTTGAAATGAAGACCGGTCCTTATCTTCACTGCCCTATCCCCTCcatttctggaagagtttgtcttgatcaagaagggagaaaaacagtCTTTAATGAGGTTCTGTCTAGGATGATATATGATGTGGGAAAAGGAGTATAATCTCAAGAATGAAGGTTTGACCAGGAGAGGAGGCACAGTTATGTATAGCAGAACCACCTTGAGAAAGAAGGTTGAGGGTGCCAGTAGTCGGCTTGTTCATAAGTACTGTAGCTGGTGATGGCAATTTTAGAAGTCAGTTCCCAAATAGTTTTTGGAATGTTCTCTCTAGCCTTCTAACTCAGAAATCTCTGACATGTTCTTTTCCCTctgcatcattttattttctattttgtttccagCAATATTTTATGGATAACTAGGTTTCTTTAAGTTATTAAGTTTATGCTTTCCTGTTACACATTACACAAGtgtcagaaatagaaaaaatcctGCATGTGTTGCACACATTCTAGAACTATTTAAATACAAGAAGATCCCTAGtgtattgtgatttttattatctatatttaaatgtatttgggGCTAAGTTGTACTCTCCCTCaccccaaaacaaataaattcaatttaataGTAGAATTAGTCCTATTCTTTGGAAATACTGGCaggtaaaaaaattattattattattattttgagacggagcctcactgtatcacccaggctggagtgcagtggcgcgatctcggctcactgcaacctccacctccaggttcaagtgatcccccttgCCTCAGTCTGCCGAGTAGTTACTTTTTTATGTGTTTGCCCTATCTAGAAATATGACTATAATATGCACTGTGAGATTACAAATCTTGTAAAAAGAGTTGATTTGAACTAGAATAATGTAAAACTTAAATTTCCCTAATTTTAGATTACAATGCTTATTATACAAGAGACAATGTTTCAGGAAGTGAATTGTCTTCAAGGGTatttctcacattaaaaaaaataaagataacaaatCTTTACCTGGCATATTTCACTTCTAAGGAACaattgaaaagaaagcaaattcttCATAAATATTGCCATGTGCCTGcctaaaataaatgtcatttataGTTATAGATTTGTATCATATCCTTCCCTAATTAGCTGTTTAAATGATGACAAGAATTATTATCCTCTGACTAAATGTTATCTACAATCTAATTGTACTAATTACTTCCAAAGTGAAAATTTGTTTGCATCTGGGAGAACTGATTTGTGGCTTATTTATTACTTACATGatgaaaatgaagttttaattaCACAGTTggatttttattaaacatttctttcttttttgtgactcCCTATTCGAAACTCAGTTTGAAGGTCCAAATATAGAGCTGCAGCAAGAAGCCTGTTGCAAATTCGTGATATAAAACCTCTTTGAATTTGCATGAGAGCAATTTCAGCCAAGCATTTCAGTTATCACTCACTAAAGggtaacaattttaatttttccaggcTATAAGTAACTAGACAAGCTGCTCATTTGGAGCAATTAGTTGGTTTCTTCTTCAGGAATGTAGAGACAATCCTATTTCAGGGGAGAGCTGAACACTTCTGGAATGATAACAAAGTCAAAATAATAGCAGATGAATACATTATTGCATGATTCGAAGAATTTATTTATCATGCTTCAACAGATCACCTGTAAATTAGCTCATCTACGGTGATATTTGACATCAGATTGTTCTCTCTACAAACATGTTCAGTCCTGCAGATAACATCTTTATAATCCTAATAACTGGAGAATTCATAATAGGAATATTGGGGAATGGATACATTGGACTAGTCAACTGGATTGACTGgattaagaagaaaaagatctCCACAATTGACTGCATCCTCACCAATTTAGTTATCTCCAGAATTTGTTTGATCAGTGTAATGGTTGTAAATGGCATTGTAATAGTACTTTACCCGGACGTTTATACAAAAACTAAACTACAGATAGTCATTTGTACCTTCTGGACATTTGCCAACTACTTAAATATGTGGTTTACTGCCTGCCTTAATGTCTTCTATTCTCTCAAGGTAGCCAATTCCTCTCACCCACTTTTTCTCTGGCTGAAGCGGAAAATTGATATGGTGGTTCGCTGGATCCTGCTGGGATGTTTTGCCATTTCCTTGTTGGTCAGTCTTATAATAGCAACAGTACTGAGTCATGATTATAGGTTTCATGCAATTGCCAAACATAAAAGAAACGTTACTGAAATGTTCCATGTGAGTAAAATGCCATATTTTGAACCTTTGACTCTCTTTAACTTGCTTGCAATTGTCCCATTTATTGTGTCATTGatgtcatttttccttttagtaaGATCTTTGTGGAGACATACCAAGCAAATAAAACTCTATGCTACTGGCGGTAGAGACCCAAGCACAGAAGCTCATGTGAGAGCCATTAAAACTATGACTTtgcttatcttcttttttttcctatactaTATTACTTCTCTTTTGGTGAACTTTAGCTATCTTATTACAAACTACAAGTTAGCTATGGCGTTTGGAGAGATTGTAGCAATTCTCTATCCCTCGGGTCACtcacttattttaattattttaaataacaaactgAGGCAGGCATCTGTCAGAATGCTGACATGTAGAAAAATTGCCTGCGTGACATGAAATCTTTGTTgtataaattgaatttaaaatcaaatattcactaacaaaaaatataattttcttataagTCTATTCTCATTTTCCCCagttatgtcatttattttagatGCATATCTTTAAGTATTATCAGGACCTAGTAGCAAACTAATGAATACATCTTTTGTATCTCTTTACAACCCAGAAATGCTCATCTTTACACTCCTTTTCCTcgaagaatttcagagctcatggTTCTCTTCTTGTCTCCTCACTGCAAATGTTAGGCATCTATTGCCTGGTTAAAATCTTTTTAGATTTTACTCTGGCTCATGGTAAAGTCAACCTGAGCTACAGTAactgatttctcatttttctctgtcatacatttttattaccGCTCCTTAACTGTGCTCCTTTCATGGCTCTGCTGAGTCACTCCCATTTGGCTTATTGACTAGGAACTCAGATCTTCTCTGGTCTTTGGTTTTCCTGAATGATGCTTTCTGTGGTCTCCTAGAGAATATTTTCTGATTAACCTTGTTCTGatgctatttattttccttgagatTAAATTTCCTCTCAAACAACTTGCTTTTCATGGAGCACCTGGGTGGGAATCAAACCCATTCAAGTACCACCCACTAAGGGGTGTTCCTAAGCCCTCTTCACAATCTGGATTAAAGAATGGGGATAACAAATATCAGTCAGACTGCCCACTCAGGTTCTTTTCTCTAGCCAGACCCTGCAAAGGTTTTCACTC from Papio anubis isolate 15944 chromosome 9, Panubis1.0, whole genome shotgun sequence includes the following:
- the TAS2R9 gene encoding taste receptor type 2 member 9 yields the protein MPSTIEAIYIILIAGELTIGIWGNGFIVLVNCIDWLKRRDVSLIDIILISLAISRICLLCVISLDGFFILLFPGTYDINVLESIMDAVWTFANNSSLWFTSCLSIFYLLKIANISHPFFFWLKLKINKVILAILLGSFLISLIISFPINGMWYHLFKVSHEENITWAFKVSTIPGAFKQLTLNLGAMVPFMLCLISFFLLLFSLVRHTKQIQLHATGLRDPSTEAHMRAIKAVIIFLLLLIVYYPVFLVMTSSTLIPQGKLVLMIGDIVTVIFPSSHSFILIMGNSKLREAFLKMLRFVKGFLRRRKPFGP
- the TAS2R8 gene encoding taste receptor type 2 member 8, whose protein sequence is MFSPADNIFIILITGEFIIGILGNGYIGLVNWIDWIKKKKISTIDCILTNLVISRICLISVMVVNGIVIVLYPDVYTKTKLQIVICTFWTFANYLNMWFTACLNVFYSLKVANSSHPLFLWLKRKIDMVVRWILLGCFAISLLVSLIIATVLSHDYRFHAIAKHKRNVTEMFHVSKMPYFEPLTLFNLLAIVPFIVSLMSFFLLVRSLWRHTKQIKLYATGGRDPSTEAHVRAIKTMTLLIFFFFLYYITSLLVNFSYLITNYKLAMAFGEIVAILYPSGHSLILIILNNKLRQASVRMLTCRKIACVT